The Papilio machaon chromosome 25, ilPapMach1.1, whole genome shotgun sequence genome contains a region encoding:
- the LOC106718303 gene encoding E3 ubiquitin-protein ligase MARCHF1: MDEENKINKEDAKDKGLNNQNKVIVKQLGQATDDAGPSRFTPLPGEIPQTPKNIYQPITGKSKSEHSLRQFITTQDVANALKLSSLSFTPANETIKNINFKDLKIPNLTKTENSDRCEPATFLDLKKFVASCFTSKDTENLALVDVPNVQNVHTAISSIITEPTSEVQRFQSPPTQVIDIVNVTNDIRVPNANLIDIKQSKTTEGHKKKTSGNLSEKSDFRLAARDSLSSIGSNVCRICMTKGRERLISPCNCKGSLANVHLSCLERWLNQVGRNHCELCGFSYPAIRTPRYTVLQALRLWFGNPRNRSHLQSDCLIFWLLSTVTAGLLAVCIVGTQYFVIEGNKFGKLDPGARKDEGISHRITETAMDFFMAIVLCGYSVTVYLLWKDHYVMWNRWRRANVNVRLLLSPDSNPVPFVPRPRYNVV; encoded by the exons ATggatgaagaaaataaaataaataaagaagatGCAAAGGATAAAGGAttgaataatcaaaataaagtaatagtCAAACAATTAGGCCAAGCGACGGATGATGCGGGACCTTCTAGGTTTACACCACTGCCGGGAGAAATACCACAAAccccaaaaaatatttaccagcCAATAACAGGGAAATCTAAATCTGAGCACAGCTTACGACAATTTATAACCACACAGGATGTCGCTAATGCTTTGAAGTTGTCATCACTAAGTTTCACACCAGCCAatgaaactattaaaaatataaattttaaagaccTTAAAATACCTAATTTGACCAAAACCGAGAATAGTGACCGTTGTGAACCTGCAACGTTTTTGGACTTAAAGAAATTTGTAGCCTCGTGCTTTACATCTAAAGACACTGAAAACTTGGCTCTGGTAGATGTTCCAAACGTGCAAAATGTTCACACCGCAATAAGTTCTATAATTACTGAACCGACTTCAGAAGTACAACGTTTCCAGAGTCCACCAACTCAGGTCATCGATATTGTTAATGTAACTAACGATATAAGAGTACCGAACGCAAAccttattgatataaaacagTCGAAGACAACAGAAGGacacaaaaagaaaacttcGGGAAATCTATCAGAGAAATCAGATTTTAGACTAGCAGCGAGGGATTCCCTATCCAGTATTGGTTCAAATGTTTGTCGAATTTGTATGACTAAAGGACGGGAAAG gtTGATTTCTCCTTGCAACTGTAAAGGTTCTCTAGCGAACGTTCATTTATCCTGCTTAGAGAGGTGGCTAAATCAAGTTGGCAGAAACCATTGCGAACTTTGTGGCTTCAG TTACCCGGCGATTCGCACTCCTCGGTACACAGTGCTCCAAGCTCTCCGGCTGTGGTTTGGCAATCCCCGCAATAGGAGCCATTTGCAG TCTGACTGCCTTATATTCTGGCTGTTGTCGACTGTGACAGCCGGTCTGCTAGCGGTATGCATCGTTGGCACTCAGTACTTTGTGATTGAGGGCAACAAATTTGGTAAGCTCGATCCAGGTGCTAGAAAAGACGAAG GTATATCTCATCGAATCACCGAAACGGCTATGGACTTCTTTATGGCTATAGTGCTGTGCGGTTACTCGGTAACCGTGTACCTTCTGTGGAAGGACCACTACGTGATGTGGAACCGTTGGCGCAGGGCTAATGTTAACGTGC